A genomic stretch from Candidatus Nitrotoga arctica includes:
- the rsmG gene encoding 16S rRNA (guanine(527)-N(7))-methyltransferase RsmG, whose amino-acid sequence MNQAKELALGITQLGLDVAPEVQRKLLSYLELLQKWNRVYNLTAIRQPAQMISGHLLDSLAVLPHLWPGRWLDVGCGAGLPGLILALLRPEWTFVLLDSNSKKTSFVQQVKIELELRNISIYCARVETWQAEEKFDGIISRAFAETAKFVALTRHLLAQEGRWVAMKGDSQQELGRLPNNVSVEKIIPLQVPELAAARCLIMLKFT is encoded by the coding sequence GTGAATCAGGCCAAGGAGCTGGCACTGGGTATCACGCAACTGGGGCTGGATGTCGCACCAGAAGTACAGCGTAAGTTGTTAAGTTATCTCGAGTTGTTGCAAAAATGGAATCGGGTTTATAACCTGACGGCAATTCGTCAGCCGGCGCAGATGATAAGCGGTCATTTACTTGACAGCCTTGCCGTGTTGCCACATTTATGGCCTGGTCGTTGGCTAGACGTTGGTTGCGGTGCAGGTCTGCCCGGTTTGATATTGGCACTATTGCGCCCGGAATGGACCTTCGTCCTTCTGGATAGTAATAGCAAAAAAACAAGTTTTGTGCAGCAAGTGAAAATCGAACTGGAATTACGCAATATAAGCATTTACTGCGCACGCGTGGAAACCTGGCAAGCGGAGGAGAAATTTGATGGCATCATTTCCCGAGCTTTCGCAGAGACTGCAAAATTTGTTGCGCTAACGCGTCATTTGCTGGCTCAAGAAGGGCGTTGGGTCGCCATGAAGGGAGATTCGCAACAAGAACTGGGACGGTTGCCAAACAATGTCAGCGTGGAAAAAATTATTCCGTTGCAAGTGCCGGAGTTAGCCGCCGCGCGCTGTCTGATTATGTTGAAATTCACTTGA
- a CDS encoding ParA family protein, whose translation MAKILAITNQKGGVGKTTTSINLAASLAAVKQRVLLIDLDPQGNATMGSGINKRDLSATIYHVLLGSKTLHEVRLHSEAGNYDVLPANRDLAGAEIELVDLPQRETRLKEALQAVTTEYDYVLIDCPPALNLLTLNGLCAARSVMIPVQCEYYALEGLSDLVNTIRKVRANLNPDLEIEGLLRTMFDPRNTLALQVSEQLQQHFGEKVYRTIIPRNVRLAEAPSYGVPVLHHDKPSKGAQAYLALAGELLNKAAQSVPA comes from the coding sequence ATGGCCAAGATACTAGCGATTACCAATCAAAAGGGAGGGGTGGGTAAAACTACCACATCAATTAATCTAGCTGCGAGTCTGGCGGCCGTTAAGCAGCGTGTATTGTTGATTGATCTTGATCCCCAAGGTAATGCCACGATGGGCAGCGGTATTAACAAACGTGATTTGTCGGCAACCATTTACCACGTGTTGCTGGGAAGTAAAACCCTGCATGAAGTTCGTCTTCATTCGGAAGCCGGAAATTATGACGTGCTGCCGGCGAACCGTGATCTGGCTGGTGCCGAAATTGAACTGGTTGATTTGCCACAGCGTGAAACCCGGCTTAAGGAAGCTCTACAAGCCGTGACGACTGAATATGATTATGTATTGATTGACTGTCCTCCCGCTTTAAATCTGCTTACCCTCAACGGGCTGTGTGCGGCAAGGTCAGTCATGATTCCGGTGCAATGCGAATATTATGCCCTGGAAGGGCTTAGCGACTTGGTCAATACCATCCGAAAGGTGCGGGCAAACCTTAATCCGGATCTTGAAATTGAGGGTTTGCTGCGCACCATGTTCGATCCACGTAATACATTGGCTTTGCAGGTATCCGAACAATTGCAGCAACACTTTGGCGAGAAAGTTTACCGTACTATTATCCCGCGTAATGTGCGGTTGGCAGAAGCACCCAGCTACGGTGTGCCGGTACTTCACCATGACAAACCTTCCAAAGGTGCGCAGGCTTATCTAGCTCTTGCAGGCGAATTGCTCAATAAGGCGGCGCAATCAGTACCAGCCTAA
- a CDS encoding ParB/RepB/Spo0J family partition protein: MAKPNKGLGRGLDVLLSGSDKEQGDVLSEMKVDELKPGKYQPRSRMDEASLNELAASIKVQGVMQPILARLLPNGSHEIIAGERRWRAAQLAGLVQVPVLVRKVADNAALAMALIENIQREDLNPLEEAVGIQRLIDEFKMTHMAAADAVGRSRSATSNLLRLLKLPQSVQGMLMGGDLDMGHARALLGLDGAQQITAATKIITDGLSVREAEKLVHNLLSPVPQHKKVKPSRDTLQLQEDIAQHLGTNVQIKAGKKGAGKLVINYTSHDHLAELIARWK; the protein is encoded by the coding sequence TTGGCAAAACCAAACAAAGGATTAGGACGCGGCTTGGATGTTCTGCTGTCCGGTAGTGACAAAGAACAGGGCGACGTATTGAGTGAGATGAAGGTTGATGAACTCAAACCTGGCAAGTATCAGCCGCGCAGTCGTATGGATGAAGCCTCACTCAATGAACTGGCCGCTTCGATCAAAGTACAGGGCGTTATGCAGCCGATCCTGGCGCGTTTGTTACCAAATGGTAGTCACGAGATTATTGCTGGAGAACGCCGCTGGCGTGCCGCCCAGCTGGCTGGTCTGGTCCAAGTGCCGGTATTGGTGCGCAAGGTGGCGGACAACGCCGCACTGGCCATGGCGTTGATCGAAAACATCCAACGTGAAGATCTCAATCCACTAGAAGAGGCTGTCGGTATTCAGCGCCTGATAGACGAATTCAAGATGACACACATGGCGGCCGCCGATGCGGTAGGGCGTTCGCGCAGTGCGACCAGCAACCTGTTGCGCCTGCTCAAGCTGCCGCAGTCGGTGCAGGGCATGTTGATGGGGGGTGACCTCGATATGGGCCACGCCCGAGCGCTACTAGGACTCGATGGCGCGCAGCAGATCACTGCCGCCACCAAAATCATAACGGACGGGCTGTCGGTGCGCGAGGCAGAAAAGCTGGTGCACAATTTGCTGAGTCCCGTACCGCAACACAAAAAGGTCAAACCCAGTCGAGATACCCTGCAATTGCAGGAAGATATTGCCCAGCATCTCGGCACCAATGTGCAAATCAAGGCAGGTAAAAAGGGCGCAGGCAAGCTGGTTATCAACTACACCAGCCATGATCATTTGGCCGAGCTAATCGCACGTTGGAAATAA
- a CDS encoding ATP synthase subunit I: MPGFEGLGAVVGSAVRRIILIQLAVTIAMALLMLMYLNVAAAVSAFAGGAVGFLTSLVYAKKMFAPLGSEPKTIIMAHYRAEAYKLVFTILLFSLVFTQFKEVHVLPLFVAYIATLMVYWVALIFV, from the coding sequence ATGCCGGGCTTCGAAGGATTAGGGGCGGTTGTGGGCAGTGCGGTTCGCCGGATTATTTTGATTCAGCTAGCTGTAACCATAGCGATGGCATTGTTGATGCTGATGTACCTGAATGTAGCTGCCGCAGTCTCGGCTTTTGCTGGAGGAGCGGTAGGCTTTCTAACCAGCTTGGTTTATGCTAAAAAAATGTTCGCGCCGCTTGGCAGCGAACCAAAAACAATAATAATGGCGCATTACCGCGCCGAGGCTTACAAGCTGGTATTCACCATTCTATTGTTCTCTTTGGTCTTCACGCAATTTAAAGAAGTGCATGTGTTGCCGCTGTTTGTGGCATATATTGCAACGTTGATGGTTTATTGGGTAGCACTAATTTTTGTGTAA
- the atpB gene encoding F0F1 ATP synthase subunit A, which yields MSTEGLTTSAYIKHHLQNLTCSIQEGHFHCAHSAEEAKAMGFWAFNMDTILVSLVLGLTFLFLFSRVAKNISADAPSGMQNFVEWVVEFIDSSVRGSFSGRNALVAPLALSIFAWIFLMNLMDLVPIDYVSLITQPMGIGHFKLVPTTDPNATIGMAIGVFLLVLFFSIKVKGLGGFVGELTLQPFGKFGLPVNLFLEGVNLIAKPVSLALRLFGNMYAGEMIFILIALMGASWVSFSFSSTLLFSSQIILSLGWAIFHILIVTLQAFIFMTLTIVYLDMAHQEHH from the coding sequence ATGAGCACTGAAGGTCTGACGACATCCGCTTATATTAAGCACCATCTTCAAAATCTGACCTGTTCCATTCAGGAGGGTCATTTCCATTGCGCGCATTCTGCCGAAGAAGCTAAGGCAATGGGGTTCTGGGCGTTCAACATGGACACCATTTTGGTGTCGCTGGTACTAGGACTGACGTTCTTATTCCTTTTCAGCAGGGTAGCAAAGAACATAAGTGCCGATGCGCCGAGTGGCATGCAGAATTTTGTGGAATGGGTGGTCGAATTTATTGACAGCAGCGTGCGCGGCTCATTTTCCGGACGCAATGCATTGGTTGCCCCGCTGGCGCTCTCAATTTTTGCTTGGATTTTCCTAATGAACCTGATGGATCTGGTTCCTATCGACTATGTGTCGTTGATTACCCAGCCAATGGGCATTGGTCATTTTAAGCTGGTTCCTACAACGGATCCGAATGCTACGATAGGTATGGCCATCGGCGTATTCCTGCTAGTACTTTTTTTCAGTATTAAGGTTAAGGGTCTGGGTGGTTTTGTCGGTGAATTGACGCTACAGCCATTTGGTAAATTTGGCTTGCCAGTCAATCTGTTTCTAGAAGGCGTCAACCTGATTGCCAAACCGGTTTCATTGGCATTACGTTTGTTCGGTAATATGTATGCTGGTGAAATGATATTCATCCTGATCGCCCTCATGGGCGCATCTTGGGTAAGCTTTTCTTTTTCCAGCACGCTGTTGTTCAGTTCACAGATTATACTTTCATTGGGATGGGCGATTTTCCATATCCTGATTGTCACACTACAAGCCTTTATTTTCATGACGCTGACTATCGTTTATTTGGACATGGCGCATCAGGAACATCATTAA
- the atpE gene encoding F0F1 ATP synthase subunit C codes for MDTAQALLYIAGAIMMGLGALGAAVGIGILGGRFLEGAARQPELIPMLRTQFFVVMGLVDAVPMIAVGIAMYVLFAVAGQ; via the coding sequence ATGGATACGGCACAAGCACTGCTTTATATCGCCGGCGCGATCATGATGGGGCTCGGCGCTTTGGGTGCCGCAGTAGGTATTGGCATTCTGGGTGGCCGCTTCCTTGAGGGCGCTGCTCGTCAGCCTGAACTAATTCCGATGCTGCGTACCCAGTTCTTCGTGGTCATGGGCTTGGTTGATGCTGTTCCGATGATTGCGGTCGGTATTGCCATGTATGTTCTGTTTGCAGTGGCAGGCCAATAA
- a CDS encoding F0F1 ATP synthase subunit B produces the protein MNINATLIGQTIMFALFVWFCMKFVWPPIMAALDARNKRIADGLAAAERGKNDLALAAKRSAEILREAKEKVSEIIALGDKRASEIVEEAKAQAKIDGERIVTAAKAEIEQEVFRAKEQLRTQVSAIALAGAGKILGREIDAAAHNDLLDKLVAEI, from the coding sequence ATGAACATTAATGCGACCCTTATCGGCCAGACGATCATGTTTGCATTGTTTGTTTGGTTTTGCATGAAGTTTGTGTGGCCACCCATCATGGCAGCGCTGGATGCACGCAATAAGCGGATTGCAGATGGTTTGGCTGCGGCGGAACGGGGTAAAAATGACTTGGCGTTGGCTGCCAAACGCTCCGCTGAAATTCTCCGCGAAGCAAAGGAAAAAGTGTCTGAAATCATTGCGCTAGGCGATAAGCGGGCAAGTGAAATTGTCGAGGAAGCCAAAGCACAAGCCAAGATAGACGGCGAACGTATTGTTACGGCAGCTAAAGCTGAGATTGAGCAGGAAGTATTCCGCGCCAAGGAGCAATTGCGGACGCAGGTGTCCGCAATTGCATTGGCTGGCGCAGGCAAAATTCTGGGCCGCGAAATAGATGCCGCAGCACATAACGATTTGCTTGATAAGCTAGTAGCGGAAATTTAA
- a CDS encoding F0F1 ATP synthase subunit delta gives MAEAITVARPYAQAAFDEARELDDLKGWSDILQSVAQAVINPEIRAIITSPRAVKSQLAELMLALCGDKVSETQRNFIKLLTEGQRLSLLPEIVMLFEIMRAEAEKNVDVVVTSAFDLSEAQKQKITAALKKRMGREIKLSCETDRKLLGGVIIRAGDKVIDGSARTHLSELANALA, from the coding sequence ATGGCTGAAGCTATTACTGTCGCGCGCCCCTATGCCCAAGCTGCATTCGATGAAGCGCGCGAGCTTGACGACTTGAAGGGTTGGTCAGATATACTGCAATCAGTAGCTCAAGCAGTGATTAATCCTGAAATTCGTGCAATTATTACCAGCCCACGCGCAGTCAAAAGCCAACTAGCAGAGCTGATGCTAGCACTTTGCGGTGACAAGGTAAGCGAAACTCAACGTAACTTTATCAAGTTGCTTACAGAAGGTCAGCGCCTCTCTCTGTTGCCAGAAATCGTAATGCTGTTCGAGATAATGCGAGCTGAAGCAGAAAAAAATGTGGACGTTGTTGTGACTTCCGCTTTCGATTTGAGCGAAGCGCAAAAGCAAAAAATTACTGCTGCGCTAAAAAAACGCATGGGACGTGAAATCAAGCTTAGCTGTGAAACTGACCGCAAATTATTAGGCGGAGTAATTATCCGTGCCGGTGACAAAGTGATAGATGGTTCTGCGCGCACGCACCTTTCAGAGTTAGCCAACGCCTTGGCTTAA